ACTGGGAAGGTTCCCATTGTCATCGAGCTCCATTCACTGGGACAGGAGAGGCAGACACTTGGTCACGGTCAACATCAGAAATCCAATTTCAGTCCGGATCTGTGGGCGATTCAGAATTAAATGGTCACTACAAAGCACAAACAAAATGCAGcttaaagttattttcatcaTCAAATTCTCTGCAGATTATTTGAATGGGTCTATGTAAAATACTATCATCTGATCTGTCAGTGACtcatctgttgttgtttgtaatCAGAGTACTCATTAACAAAACATCTGACATTGTCACAAGTTATGATGGTAACTAATCCGACTATACTTTgaataaagtttaaactaacaatttagtagcacttaaatggcacttacttacaGCACTTTGTAGTTGTGCTTTTTTGAAgtaattgtactttcttgattcttgttgttctgggtttgtaccctcatggttgaatgcactttttgtaaatcgctttggataaaagcgtcagctaaatgaaatgtaatgtcatATCATGTTATCCAATTTTAAGGCAAATTTTAAGGTGTAAACGATGGAATTATATCTGCAGTTATTCAGGCTCTGCCAAACAAATGGAGCATAGCTATTGATTATATAATTATACAAAAAATAGGTGGGATAAAAACCTATTAGAAAGGAAATAACGGATCCAATGGATTGTCCTAGTAAATAGAGCAAAGCATATCTTACAATGGGCCTCATAAAAGTAGTTGTTATTCACTCAACAGTAATGGGAGGTGCCTTGCAGGCTGGATCTCGTTTATGTAAACAGCAGGTCAGGGTATTTTCTCTCTCAGAGGCCTATGGTTGAATATACACTGGAAAATTCCACAACAAAGAAATACCGCATTCAGACCTCAGAGGGACCGGGTTACCTGTAAACGTCGATAAACAGGCCATCAAGACGACGGGCTCTTCGTTATCCTGCGCTTAATCTCGCTGTTGTGAAATTTCTCCGCTATCTTCCTCTCGTGTCCTGAGGGGGAATGGCGGTTTGTGTTCAGCTCGATCTCCCTCTTGGATCGGCCTTTGCCACATGCATGGCAGGAGTACTCCAGCATGTTGTAATAGTCGTACTGATCGTAGTACGTCTCCTCGAAAGAGACGAATCTTTCCATGTCTGTCGCCATTTGGAAGCGGAGGAGTTTCTCAGCGGAGTCTCAGAAAACTGtaaacagatgatgtcacactgtgtttatatacacgcaGTCACGTGACCGCGGCTGCTGTGCCACAGACTGCGGAAGTGGCGACATAAACTTTATGCTTCAATAATAAAGTGTGTATATTGTGATATTTTCATTCAAAGCTTGTTCCATGTAATTTTACATCTTTTCAGTATT
This genomic window from Pleuronectes platessa chromosome 15, fPlePla1.1, whole genome shotgun sequence contains:
- the LOC128457298 gene encoding nuclear protein 2, giving the protein MATDMERFVSFEETYYDQYDYYNMLEYSCHACGKGRSKREIELNTNRHSPSGHERKIAEKFHNSEIKRRITKSPSS